In Aegilops tauschii subsp. strangulata cultivar AL8/78 chromosome 3, Aet v6.0, whole genome shotgun sequence, one genomic interval encodes:
- the LOC141042665 gene encoding uncharacterized protein produces GSNGAGNSRQPQVAPIPVDDDDGIEEDEDEDENTLNQHRKQQTGCGRGEHGEVTATTAWWEREIKSRPNLKKFRKGNPEYIGLLHEMFHEVAVDGTSAYVPGPEDDTEANDDDDDEDGSPMSTSTRKRGASSVDFRSTASSPLKKIKMNMENGKTEGPFLRTLKEITTRMDKEAETSNTILQAIVDQGKEKAKRSEERKVAVATCQQLAIECGAAEESIEYFVACDLFKDKHNRFVFQNMKTPQARLIWLKRWCKAKKMYDEDES; encoded by the exons GGTTCAAATGGTGCGGGCAACAGCAGGCAGCCGCAGGTAGCGCCGATTCCGGTGGATGATGATGACGGCATCGAAGAAGACGAAGATGAAGATGAGAACACGCTGAACCAACATAGGAAG CAACAAACCGGATGCGGCCGCGGCGAACATGGAGAAGTTACGGCAACTACAGCTTGGTGGGAGAGGGAGATCAAG AGTAGACCAAATCTCAAGAAATTTAGAAAGGGTAACCCTGAGTACATTGGACTGTTGCATGAGATGTTTCATGAGGTAGCTGTGGATGGTACTTCTGCTTACGTACCTGGGCCAGAAGATGATACAGAGGCaaacgacgatgatgatgatgaggatggcAGCCCAATGAGTACCAGTACCCGCAAGAGGGGTGCCAGCTCAGTTGATTTTAGGAGTACAGCAAGTAGTCCTTTAAAGAAAATCAAAATGAACATGGAGAATGGCAAAACTGAGGGTCCATTTTTGAGGACCTTGAAGGAGATCACCACCAGAATGGACAAGGAAGCTGAGACATCAAACACTATATTGCAGGCAATTGTCGACCAAGGCAAAGAAAAGGCAAAGAGAAGTGAGGAGCGTAAGGTAGCAGTAGCTACATGTCAGCAACTTGCCATTGAGTGTGGGGCAGCAGAGGAGTCAATTGAGTACTTTGTAGCCTGTGACTTATTCAAGGACAAACACAACAGGTTTGTCTTCCAGAACATGAAGACCCCTCAAGCTAGGCTCATATGGTTGAAGAGATGGTGCAAAGCAAAGAAGATGTATGACGAAGATGAGTCTTAG
- the LOC109786610 gene encoding protein ALP1-like, which produces MFRMYPPVFHKLHNLLVDSYGLKSTKKMSSVEALAMFLWMVGDGQSIRQSENRFVRSMETVVRKFDTVLHCVVKLAADIIKPRDPEFRVVHERLRNAQWHPWFNDSIGAIDGTHVQVVVPPTKIPQYLNRHGYCSQNVMAVCDFDMRFTFVLAGWPGSVHDMRPFKDALSRFSHKFPHPPPGKFYLVDSGYPNKADYLAPYRGQKYHFQEFHQGTMPRGKKEHFNYTHSRLRNVIERSFGVLKNKWRILFKIQSYPLHKQTKIIVACMALHNFIRESQLADKEFDRCDRDENYQPLLEETRRRRRNRRDLEMEQDSVDMNQLRDRIADGLFQGH; this is translated from the exons ATGTTTAGGATGTATCCACCTGTGTTTCATAAACTACATAATTTGCTAGTGGATTCTTATGGGCTGAAGTCTACTAAGAAGATGTCATCAGTTGAGGCTCTAGCTATGTTTTTATGGATGGTGGGAGATGGTCAGTCCATTAGGCAGAGTGAGAATCGTTTTGTAAGGTCCATGGAGACAGTTGTTAGGAAGTTTGACACAGTATTGCATTGTGTGGTTAAGCTTGCGGCTGACATAATTAAGCCACGAGATCCTGAATTCAGAGTTGTGCATGAAAGGTTAAGAAATGCTCAGTGGCATCCATGGTTCAATGACAGCATTGGGGCAATAGATGGGACTCATGTGCAAGTTGTGGTGCCACCTACCAAGATTCCGCAGTACTTAAACAGACATGGCTACTGTAGTCAGAATGTTATGGCTGTATGTGATTTCGACATGAGATTCACTTTCGTTCTTGCTGGGTGGCCTGGATCGGTTCATGATATGAGGCCCTTCAAGGATGCCCTTAGCCGGTTTAGTCACAAGTTTCCTCATCCACCTCCAG GAAAATTTTATCTTGTTGACTCGGGCTACCCCAACAAGGCGGATTATCTTGCACCATATAGGGGACAGAAGTACCATTTCCAAGAGTTCCATCAAGGCACCATGCCGAGAGGTAAAAAAGAGCACTTCAACTACACCCATTCTAGACTACGCAATGTCATTGAGCGTTCTTTTGGAGTCTTGAAAAATAAGTGGAGGATCCTTTTTAaaatacaaagttatcctctacacaagcaaacaaaaattATTGTTGCATGTATGGCCTTGCACAATTTTATCCGCGAAAGTCAGTTGGCGGATAAAGAATTCGACAGGTGTGATAGAGATGAGAATTATCAACCTCTCCTTGAGGAAACAAGGAGGAGGCGTCGTAACAGGAGGGATCTAGAAATGGAGCAAGATTCGGTCGACATGAATCAATTGAGAGATAGAATTGCTGATGGTTTGTTCCAGGGCCATTGA
- the LOC109786609 gene encoding putative E3 ubiquitin-protein ligase SINA-like 9 produces the protein MAAVEAEEVEAVSLALPKKLFHCAACLAPLKPPVFRCGSEHFVCQACVSGGDGNGGTNKRCGPCGHAVSYTRSRFMDGVVDAYKVPCLYKGHGWAMDGIPYHSAADHKASCKHAPCYCFDCRFVGSPAKLVRHLASPSGAHAWPVEKIRYEVPQPFVVPASSEEDQRRLLVAEDGRVFLLAVGAAREPGGRRPVTVVCVRGNADADADAKPLYTGVLWVDGPPAPPRQPLGCSFRLKATVASCSVPGAVDMDQGWLHAHVSPNMLHGGESGELHLRLCLTKLA, from the exons ATGGCAGCCGTGGAGGCGGAAGAGGTGGAGGCCGTCAGCTTGGCCTTGCCGAAGAAGCTGTTTCACTGCGCCGCCTGTCTGGCCCCCCTCAAGCCTCCGGTGTTCAGG TGCGGGAGCGAGCATTTCGTGTGCCAGGCCTGcgtcagcggcggcgacggcaacggCGGCACGAACAAGCGCTGCGGTCCATGCGGGCACGCCGTGTCCTACACCCGCTCCCGCTTCATGGACGGCGTGGTCGACGCCTACAAGGTGCCGTGCCTCTACAAGGGACACGGCTGGGCCATGGACGGCATCCCCTACCACTCGGCCGCCGACCACAAGGCCAGCTGCAAGCACGCGCCCTGCTACTGCTTCGACTGCCGCTTCGTGGGCTCGCCGGCCAAGCTCGTGCGCCACCTCGCCTCGCCGTCCGGCGCGCACGCGTGGCCCGTGGAGAAGATCAGGTACGAGGTGCCCCAGCCGTTCGTCGTGCCGGCGTCGTCCGAGGAGGACCAGCGCCGCCTGCTAGTCGCGGAGGACGGCCGCGTGTTCCTCCTGGCCGTGGGCGCCGCCAGGGAGCCGGGCGGCCGCCGCCCCGTCACCGTCGTGTGCGTCAGGGGCAACGCCGACGCGGACGCGGACGCGAAGCCCCTGTACACGGGCGTGCTCTGGGTGGACGGCCCTCCGGCACCCCCGCGCCAGCCGCTCGGGTGCAGCTTCAGGCTGAAGGCGACGGTGGCCAGCTGCTCCGTCCCCGGCGCCGTGGACATGGACCAGGGCTGGCTCCACGCCCATGTCAGCCCCAACATGCTGCACGGAGGAGAGTCCGGCGAGCTCCATCTGCGCCTTTGTCTCACTAAGTTGGCGTGA